Genomic segment of Corynebacterium urealyticum DSM 7109:
CTGGCGGTCCACCAACTGGCCGAGGTGGCCGCGCCCGTCGTCTGCTCCGCTGGCGAGCTCCTCGGGCCAACCGATGTATTCGAGCTGCGGCTCTGCGTTCACGAGCTCGTCGATCCACTCGGCGTACTCCGCGTGATCGGTGGCGATGTGCAGGATGCCGCCCGGGCGCAGCCGGCTGGCGATGAGGTGCAGCGTGCCGGTCTGCACGATGCGGCGCTTGTGGTGGCGGGCCTTGGGCCACGGGTCCGGGAAGAAGATACGCACCCCGGCCAGGGACTCGGGCCGGAACATGCGCTGCAGCACCTCCACGCCGTCGCCCTTGATCATGCGGATGTTCTCGATCCCTTCGCGGCTGACCGCACCGACGAGCTTGGCCAGGCCGGGGCGGTAGAGCTCGACGGCGACGATGTTCTTATCGGTCTCCAGCGGGGCCATCGCGGCGGTGGAGGTGCCGGTGCCGGAGCCGATCTCCACGATCGTGTCTGCATGGCGGCCGAACCATTCATCCAGGTCGATGTACTGCTCGTTGACCTGCTCGTCGAGCTCCTTGCCTAGGCGCGGCCAGTTGGCTTCCCAGGTGGCCTCCTGGTTATCGGTGAGCGTGCCGCGGCGGAAGGCGAAGCTGGATAGCCGTGGGTAGTCGCGGCCGTCGTTGAACACCGTCTGAAGTGGGCGCCTGCCGGTGCCTCCGGTAACTTCCGTCGCCGGTGCGGAGTTTTCTTCCGAAAGGGCTTGCTGGTGGTCGTCCTGTGGGGAATTATTGGAGCTAGTCATCGTCATCATTCTTGCAGATGGTCTGGTTTTCCGGGAGTTTCGGCGTGGGGTACGCCGCCCGGGGCCTAAGGCGATGGGGGAGAGCCCGGGACAAGCCCGGGGAAATGGGGGAAAGATGAAGACTATTGCCGTGATCGGCCCGGACGAGGCCGAGGCGAAGAAGGTCGCCGAGCAGCTCACCGGGGTGCGGGCGGTGCCGGGGGCGGGGCCTGGGAAGGACATCGACGGGGTCGTCGCTGTCGCGGGGGAGCCCACCGAGGATGCCGTGGAGATCGTCCAGGCTGTCGCCCGCAACATCGGGGTGGTCGCGGTGCTCAGCGATCACCGCTGGCCCAACATCCCGGGGGTTCATGTGCTTGGCTCCCAGGACGTCGCCGGTCTACAGCGGTTGATCGACCGGCTCTACGTGGACGCTAAACAGTGGGAGCTGGCGGCGCGCCGGGCGGATCAGCAGCGCCTCGAGCAGGTCCGCGTCGCGATCCGGCTGCGGATGCAACGTTTCATCAGGGAGGGGTGCTCCGCTGCGGATCTGGGGGAGCCTGGCTCAGGTGGCCGCGAGCTGGTCCACCGGCGCTTCCTTGCGGAGCTGCGGGTTGCGGTCTTAAGCCAAGGGGTTCTGTGCCCGCCGGTGGATACCGCGCTGCCGCCGGCCGCCAAGCCGGTGGAAGTGCCCGGCCGTGCCGCGCAACTGGCCACTCTGGCAGCTGGAGTACTGGGGGCGGTCGGCCTGCTGTTCGCGGTGGGTCGGCTGGCAGGGTACCCGTGGTTGGGGCTCAGCCTGGGGCTGCTCGCGGCGGTGGCGCTGGGATGGTTCCGGCTCAGCGCGCAGCAGCGGGCTATCGACCAGGCCCAACGAGAAGCGGATTTCCGCATGCTGCAGGAAGCCTGGGGCGCACAAGTAACAGAGACGATCACCCGCATGAACATTCCGCGGGTGGCTGAGCAGCTGGCGCTGCGAACGGGGGCATAAAGCATGGATTTTCTGGGCGATATTTTTTCCCATCTACCGGCGGAACCGGGTGCCGCGGGGAGGCAGGACATGGTCTTCTCCGTGGCTGGTTCGGAATACGCCATCCCCAACCCGCAGGGCTTAGACTCTGCGACATTCACCGGCGAAGATGG
This window contains:
- the trmB gene encoding tRNA (guanosine(46)-N7)-methyltransferase TrmB; its protein translation is MTSSNNSPQDDHQQALSEENSAPATEVTGGTGRRPLQTVFNDGRDYPRLSSFAFRRGTLTDNQEATWEANWPRLGKELDEQVNEQYIDLDEWFGRHADTIVEIGSGTGTSTAAMAPLETDKNIVAVELYRPGLAKLVGAVSREGIENIRMIKGDGVEVLQRMFRPESLAGVRIFFPDPWPKARHHKRRIVQTGTLHLIASRLRPGGILHIATDHAEYAEWIDELVNAEPQLEYIGWPEELASGADDGRGHLGQLVDRQLLTKFEDKGLRKEHTIKEYLWTKK